A genomic stretch from Pontibacter liquoris includes:
- a CDS encoding penicillin-binding protein 1A, protein MPQEQEKVTIPKKSLYGSVIRFIWKTILVGIGFVIIYLLSVEYNLLFLFGTSPSLDKLENPRTDQASELYTADGQLIGKYFEENRSPVPFKKMSPKLINALIATEDVRFYEHSGIDPAALLSAAYGSLHGDARGASTITQQLAKNLYKTRTEDTKGVLGHIPVVNIIIAKTKEWLTAIKLEQRYTKDEILAMYLNTVDFGSNSFGIKVAAKTFFHVSPDSLKTEQAAVLVGLLKAPTYYSPRYNPENSTRRRNTVLAQMAKYKYITQAEADSLSKLPLALNYKVETHYEGPATYFRGAVAEYLNEWCKQNGYDLYRDGLKIYTTIDSRMQKYAEEAMEKHMRNLQRRFNNHWRGKNPWVDENNKEIPGFIEETIKRTSYYQRLKKQYGNDTAAINRALHTPREMKVFTWDNDSLEKTVTMSPLDSLAYYKHFLHGGMMTMDPFTGNIKAWVGGINFKYFKYDHVKQARRQPGSTFKPFVYVAAIDNGYSPCDKLVDKRITINYVEKGEKKSWSPTNADWQYTGAPMTLRRGMGKSVNSITAQLTEKIGWETVVKYAHRLGITSRLESVPSIGLGPSDVSIYEMVAAYSTFPNRGFYTKPMFITRIEDRNGNLLHQFVPKQKKVLNTETAFLMMHMLKGGMEEPGGTSQALWEYDLWKQGNQIGGKTGTTSNHSDGWYMGVTKDLVTGVWIGGEDRSIHFRTSEMGEGSKTALPVFGLYMEKIYKDKDLGYTLGPFPKPTVKINKNYNCTTVLPKKVVVDSTAIDSVINLLNTGNIL, encoded by the coding sequence ATGCCGCAAGAGCAAGAAAAAGTAACTATACCCAAGAAATCCCTATACGGAAGTGTAATTCGGTTTATCTGGAAGACCATTCTGGTGGGCATTGGCTTTGTGATCATTTACCTGTTGAGCGTAGAGTATAACCTGCTCTTCCTTTTTGGCACTTCGCCCAGCCTCGATAAACTCGAAAACCCCCGGACCGACCAGGCCTCGGAACTGTACACGGCCGACGGGCAGCTGATCGGGAAGTATTTTGAGGAGAACCGCAGCCCGGTGCCTTTCAAAAAAATGTCGCCCAAGCTCATCAATGCCCTGATCGCCACTGAAGATGTTCGTTTTTACGAGCACTCCGGCATCGACCCGGCCGCCCTTTTGTCGGCGGCATACGGCAGCTTGCATGGCGATGCGCGCGGGGCAAGTACCATTACGCAGCAGCTGGCCAAAAACCTTTACAAAACCCGCACCGAAGACACCAAAGGCGTGCTGGGCCACATTCCGGTAGTCAATATCATCATTGCAAAAACCAAGGAGTGGCTCACGGCCATCAAGCTGGAACAGCGGTATACCAAAGACGAGATCCTGGCCATGTACCTTAACACTGTGGATTTCGGATCTAACTCGTTCGGCATCAAGGTAGCAGCCAAAACCTTTTTTCATGTGTCGCCCGACAGCCTGAAGACCGAGCAGGCGGCTGTGCTGGTAGGCCTGCTCAAAGCGCCGACCTACTACAGCCCAAGGTATAACCCTGAGAACTCGACCCGCCGCCGCAACACCGTGCTGGCCCAGATGGCCAAGTATAAGTACATCACGCAGGCCGAAGCTGACTCGCTGAGCAAGCTACCGCTGGCGCTGAACTATAAAGTAGAAACGCATTACGAGGGGCCGGCAACCTATTTTAGAGGCGCCGTGGCCGAGTACCTGAACGAATGGTGCAAGCAGAACGGCTACGACCTATACCGCGACGGCCTGAAGATCTACACCACCATTGACTCGCGGATGCAGAAGTATGCCGAGGAGGCTATGGAAAAACACATGCGCAACTTGCAGCGCCGCTTTAACAACCACTGGCGCGGAAAGAACCCGTGGGTGGATGAAAATAACAAAGAAATACCGGGCTTTATCGAGGAAACCATCAAGCGCACCAGCTATTATCAGCGCCTCAAAAAGCAGTATGGCAACGACACGGCTGCCATCAACCGTGCCCTGCACACCCCTCGCGAAATGAAGGTGTTTACCTGGGACAATGACTCGCTGGAGAAAACGGTGACCATGTCGCCGCTGGACTCGCTGGCCTATTACAAGCACTTTTTGCATGGCGGCATGATGACGATGGACCCTTTCACGGGCAACATTAAAGCGTGGGTAGGCGGTATCAATTTTAAGTACTTTAAGTATGACCACGTGAAACAGGCCCGCCGCCAGCCGGGCTCTACCTTTAAGCCCTTTGTGTATGTGGCCGCTATCGACAACGGTTACTCGCCCTGCGATAAGCTCGTGGACAAGCGCATTACCATTAATTACGTGGAGAAAGGGGAGAAGAAAAGCTGGTCGCCGACCAATGCCGACTGGCAGTATACGGGCGCTCCCATGACGCTGCGCCGCGGCATGGGCAAATCGGTGAACTCGATAACGGCGCAGTTGACGGAAAAGATCGGTTGGGAAACGGTGGTAAAGTATGCGCATCGCCTGGGCATCACCAGCCGCCTGGAGTCTGTGCCTTCTATCGGCCTGGGCCCAAGCGATGTTTCTATCTATGAAATGGTGGCGGCCTACAGCACGTTCCCGAACCGCGGGTTTTATACCAAGCCCATGTTCATTACCCGTATCGAAGACCGGAACGGCAACCTGCTGCACCAGTTCGTGCCCAAACAAAAGAAAGTGCTGAACACTGAAACCGCCTTCCTGATGATGCACATGCTCAAAGGCGGTATGGAAGAGCCGGGCGGCACCTCGCAGGCGCTGTGGGAATACGACCTCTGGAAGCAGGGCAACCAGATCGGGGGCAAAACCGGTACCACCTCCAACCACTCCGACGGCTGGTATATGGGTGTAACCAAAGACCTGGTAACGGGCGTGTGGATAGGTGGCGAAGACCGAAGCATTCACTTCCGTACCTCCGAGATGGGCGAAGGATCGAAAACAGCGCTGCCGGTATTTGGCCTCTACATGGAAAAGATCTACAAGGACAAAGACCTGGGCTATACTTTAGGGCCGTTCCCGAAGCCCACCGTGAAGATCAACAAGAACTATAACTGCACCACGGTGCTGCCGAAAAAAGTGGTAGTCGATTCCACCGCCATTGATTCGGTCATCAACCTGCTGAACACGGGCAATATCCTGTAG
- a CDS encoding class I SAM-dependent methyltransferase produces the protein MGMYTLLLPLNLRLQLFEFEDLPWFPHVIRQGMLDFLRFMITKLNVYEAALPLLEKLLLKTGQQHITDLCSGAGGGIAGVQQALSQRIGTSIHVTLSDLYPNLAAYSYLQQQSGGALDFIPQPVDATAVPDTVTGVRTIFSSFHHFPPHLAKAILQDAASKRAAIGVFEGADKSWLELLLLWFVFPLIILLVTPFIRPFRWSRVLFTYLLPLIPFGILWDGTVSLLRIYTPEMLQQMAAQVRTENYTWQAGKAGSRPGKYAIYLIGYPEEEI, from the coding sequence ATGGGCATGTATACTTTGCTGCTGCCCTTGAACCTACGCCTGCAACTTTTCGAGTTTGAAGACCTGCCCTGGTTTCCGCACGTGATCCGGCAGGGCATGCTCGACTTCCTGCGCTTCATGATCACGAAGCTGAATGTCTATGAAGCAGCTCTGCCGCTACTGGAGAAACTCCTCCTAAAAACCGGCCAGCAGCACATCACCGACCTGTGTTCGGGGGCGGGGGGCGGCATAGCGGGCGTACAACAGGCTTTGAGCCAGCGCATAGGCACTTCCATTCACGTAACCCTCTCCGACCTCTACCCTAACCTGGCGGCGTATTCGTATCTGCAACAACAATCAGGCGGTGCGCTGGATTTTATACCTCAGCCGGTAGATGCCACCGCCGTGCCGGATACGGTAACCGGGGTGCGCACCATCTTTTCCTCTTTTCATCATTTCCCGCCGCACCTGGCCAAAGCCATTCTGCAGGATGCCGCCAGCAAACGCGCGGCCATCGGGGTATTTGAGGGAGCCGACAAAAGCTGGCTGGAGCTGCTGCTGCTATGGTTCGTGTTCCCGCTGATCATCCTGCTGGTCACGCCCTTTATCCGCCCGTTCCGGTGGAGCCGGGTGCTGTTCACTTACCTGCTGCCACTGATCCCGTTCGGTATACTCTGGGATGGCACCGTGTCGCTGCTGCGCATCTATACCCCAGAAATGCTGCAACAAATGGCCGCCCAGGTGCGCACCGAGAATTATACCTGGCAGGCTGGTAAAGCAGGTTCGCGCCCGGGCAAGTATGCCATCTACCTTATCGGCTATCCGGAGGAGGAAATTTGA